GTCCAGCCCTCCAGTACTTGCTGACCGGGAAATTTTGATGAAGTCATGCGGTGTTTATTGACCACGCAAGATTACGCGGCACAAATGTACCTCCTCCGAAATCGTGGGAGCAACCGATAGCAAATAAATGCCCAGCTCTCGCCCGTCTATGCAAATGGTGTATTGTCGCGAACATTCGTTGGTCTGGTTGGTCGTCTGAATGGGTTTGTCGTGTGACGACAATAACCAttggaaaaaaattaaaaaacaaaccggagaGTTGTTGTGGAGATGAATTCCAGCCACCCCAAATGACGCAAACAGCTTCTCAGTAACGGCATCGAGACGATAGCACGTGAAGATACACGACTCTGCATTCGCTTGGCGTGAAGTCATTGTGAGCTATTAGAACTATTCGAAGGTCTTCTGTCGCCCGTGATCAGGTGGTGACTCGGTGGTCTCGGTATCGATCGGAGATAGCGTGCGACAGGGGACGGAACCTATTTATCTACTTTTCGAAGGTCAGAGTCATGCTGCTGGAGGAGTGCTAAAGCATACGCTGGATCGTTCGCCGCGAGCAAGTGCCAAGCCTACATGATGTGTTGTCTGACGGTGTGTCTGTTCGTTCTAGGTTTCCATCAAAGATCATTGCAAAGAAGGTGTGCAACTTAGAAAACCGCAACCATGGAGGGTAGTACGATCAGTATGCAGATGGATGTGAAGCTGGATATCCGCGAGAGGAAGCTAGAGTTCTCGCACATGAAGGTAActtggtggtgatgccacAAATCTGCTGCTACGGTCGCTTCAATATCTGGTGTTGCTTTATCTACTTCCAGTCATGGTCGCAGTACTTTGTGAAGATCGAAGCGGTAAAGTGTTTCCCGTGCTACATGcgaatttcgtttttttcctcgccgaacgatcgaacgaccGATCTGATCGTGCGTATTAACATTCCCGGCCTGACGGTACAGATGGCCACCTCGCGCACCAAACAACATTCGTACGGTCTTTTCTGGAAAAACAATCGTAAACGGTGCTGCGCCTACTTTGCCTTCGAGACGCAGCTAATGTGTGAACGCCACCTTCGATGGATGAAAAAGTCGATTCGCAATCTCGAACTATACCGCCAGGAGATGATGCAGTTGCGGCGTGCCAGTCGCACTCCGGCCTGTGAGATCCGACGCGAAATGCAGCCTCTCGCTCTTATGGCGCCTCCCTTAGTGATGGTGCCATCGGCACTTGGTTGTGTCGCTTGGGATGATCTCGGTATTTATCAGAACCTCGATTACACGGGCAATATTATGGATTTGCAGGACTTTTTGGGACCGCTTCCGATGGTTCCTTCTGATCAGACAGGCCAACGTTCTCGCCCGCAATCAGATCCTAGCGGTGCCACCAACGAGTGCCTCCAGAATTCAGGCATGTCGGGTATTTACGAAGAAATTCGTGAAACTGGCACAGATCAGGTAGATTCCCAGCTGTCGCGTCTTTCGATTGCTTCTGGTATCTACGAAGAGATGCGGCCGGTGTTTGGGAAGGGGGCAAATACGATTCAAGAGGAACCAATAACCCCACCGCCTCCACTGCCACCTCGCCGGCGTCTCAACACAAACGAAGACATGGAAGACGAACACCATCTATCGTTGCACACACCGGAGATGGATagtttgaagaagaaacggaACTGGTTGCGCTTAGATGCGGTATTTGGTCGCAAGCGTACTACAAGCGGTGAATCGCATGGGTCGTCTAAAAAAGGACAGAGCAAGAAACCGGGAGTGGGAATGGAAAAACCTGGAAACATATCACCGGTAACCGTCGTGCATCGAAAGAACGTCTGTCGGTTGCGTTTCGGAGGAAACAAGCGAAACAGTTTCTCGAGTCCTGATCTAAGCCGTTTGCAGATCGATGTAGAACCGGTCAAGGCTAGTGACGATGAGCTGGGGGTCGGTAACACATCTTATGATAATCTTTCGGATGGCAACGGTTCCTGTACGTCCGAATTTTATCCGCAACACAATATCGATTACATCGAACTGGACTTTGGTTCGTCGGAATACCTTAACATGTCCATCGCATCATCGTCGGGAGGTCTGGATCAAGAGATGGAGAACCGAACAAGTGTACTAGATGGTCGCCGTTTGAATATTTCGGAACGTATTCTGGAAGGATTCAACCGATCGGCGAATTCTTCAACAGTGAACCTTGTGGGTATGGCTTGCAGTGCGTCAATTCCGGAAACTGAAGAACCAAAGGAAGAAACTTTGTTAGCAAAGCATGAATCAGTGTTCGATAAACAGCAGAACATGGGTGGCTACATAGAAATGGGACCTCCGGGAACAGGTTTCAACCGCCAAAAGCTTGTCGAGCAATGCGATCccgagaagaagcagatccCAAAGAGTACCGTTGATAACGGAAGTGAATCGATTTACATGATAATGACCGGAGGAGGAAAGCATCCGGAACCAATTCGATCCAGCTcgaccagtagcagcagcagtagtagtagcggcgTCAGTAGCGCAAGTGATCGGTCAGCAATCAGCATCGATTCATGCAGCGTTCCCATGAAACGTAACTCGGTTGATGATAAGATTCCGTCGTACTATCCCAACGAAGACATTCTTCGAGTGCCACCACGCAAAACTACGACGGACACATGCAGTCCGAAGGTGGCGGTCTGTCATGATGAATCACCATTCTATGGAAACTGTACACCAGTGTCTTCGCAATCAGCGAGTACGTTACCGCGAACAACCAAATCCGCTCAACGTCCTATTGCAGAAGCTACTCTGGATATGCAAGATCGCGTACAGGAAACGTTCCGTACGCCAAAGCCAGTCCATCGACGTCATTTTACTGTCGGCCGCAATGCTTTTGACGAACATCCTGGTGACTGCACTGGGTCGTCACCTGAATTGTCACCAAAACTGTTTCCAAAGTATGCGACATTCTCCAGAGCGAGCTCTTCAAAGACATTGGGAGCTGATTCTATTAGTCCTTTGAGCAGCGGAAAGCGATTCAGTTCTATGTCTCGGTTCGGCAAAATCGATTTCACACCACTACGGCTGAAGATTAACAGTGTGCTTCAACGACAAGGCTCGGGGGATGTGTACAAAACTCCATAGATATTATTCGTGATTGAAACGCTAGTTCAGGAACTGATCTCACCGATATTACCCATCAGTAGGAGGTTTAGGACAGAGAGCTGTAACGACATATCTTTGCTGCGATTGTGGCTCGTTTTAAGCATTGATTCCAAATTGCTCAAATGAAGATAGCTTTTTAGGCGTTTagctttttgtttgctctcgtTATTACGATGATGAAATCTCATTATCAATGGTATTTTATCGCCAGTTCGTTGTGGAACTTTGCCTAAAGTTAAAGCTTTCAGCTTACTGCTGCCTTTTGCACGATCTACCGATGATCATAGATGTAGCATGCTTTTAAGTGCGTAAAGATAGAGATGATAGttagaaaatggtgaaaatgtaTGCAAAGAGGTAGAGAGCGCAATGGAAAGACGATTCTACTTGAGGAAAGATACAACTACATTTAAGCTTACTTCGTAAAAGACATTCAAGGTGCTTTAAAGGCTTGTTATTGCTATTTCAACTAATGTACAAGCGCTTAGTAACGTGTCAGAAAGATATAGAGATTGCGTTGTATTCTCATAAGGTATGTGCTTGCTTAAGAGCCGCGATATCATGGTGCCCCCGTCCGCAATCGTCGGTCGTCAATCCTCAGGTTCACTTTTACGGAAAGTAGTATAGGGAAACAGAGGGGTAGAATAAAAACTTTGCAATTGAATGCTGTGATTTCCACCGACTCAAATCGAAACGGGAGCCTCTTGCTCTTgcatccaaaacaaaaactaaggACATTTTGAGGATAGACGGAGTGCGCGCAAATGCTTGATAGTAGAATCTCTTTACATAAATATCAGCCAAAAAGTTCAAACAGGCCAGGTGCAAGAGCGAAACAAGGTGGGTTAGAACAGCATTTAATAGTAATATTAAATTGTACACAAAACGGTTGACCTCGAACCATATCAGCGATCGAATGGCTTGTTGTGAATGATATAAAACGTGTGATAAAATGGTAaactttctttaaaaaatgctTATATGCCAGCGCGTGAAAGTGTAACGGGAATCTGCTCGATGAAGGAGCAACAAGTGacaaaaaaagtaacaaataaaaaaccgATGTCCTTCTTGTTGATCTCGGATCGGGAAACCAGCCAAGCAGACGATTTGTCCAGAAAAGGTACATTGATGACGTCGAAATTGtaaaaattgatttgctttCGTAAATTTTGAGATTAGTAAATAAAAACCGGAAATTTTGGCCCATTCCGATATGCGAATTTAAGTtgataagccgtggccacacggggcgaaaatttgcgcgcaaacgaaaaaattaatgccaaaacggtttcgtttaaccctcacacgctgtcaaacttttatacgtccgccaaggtactttaaaacaaggtactttaaaaagacaggtagcatcttaaccgctttgacaggtcaccattttgaatttgtttgacattcataggagggcgcttttataaacaaaaccacgtgagtttcaagaagaagaagaagaagaagatatgggcaagtttggtggttttatcaaggaaagtacctgatttcactctttttcgaatgtttaaatgattcctccctctatttaagatcattcgagcgaccgagttgtgttttacagcgagtgagcacggtccaggaacgctagctagctcttgttctaggccgggtggcaagacctacggaccgataccatattgaaacactaggaagaattttgagaatatttgcataaacttcaactttcgtgccacttttcgtgaatttgaactgtcgtaataccacagaaaagcgaaaacagctccgaaaagagcgttcccgaagtaaaaatcccaccatcccgtgaatgtcaaactctgaagttttttctaaaataaaatcggggatttgttctggataaagctacctgtctttttaaagtaccttgctttaaaaagacaggtagcatcttaaccgctttgacaggtcaccattttcaatttgtttgacattcatagcagggcgctttttatcaacaaaaccacgtgagtttcaagaagaagaagaagaagatgtgggcaagtttggtggttttatcagggaaagtacttgatttcactctttttcgaatgtttaaatgattcatctctctatataagatcaatcgagcgaccgagttgtgttttacagcgagtgagcacggtccaggaacgctagctagctcttgttctaggccgggtggcaagacctacggaccgatagcatattgaaactattgaaagaattttgggaatatttgcataaacttcaactttcgtgccacttttcgtgtattttaactgtcgtaataccacggaaaagcgaaaacagctccgaaaagagcgttcccgaactAAACATTCCaacatcccgtgaatgtcaaactctgaagttttttctaaaataaaatcggggatttgttctggataaagctacctgtctttttaaagtaccttgacgtccgcggactttttcgctgaacccttgacgctatcaaacgctttatttacgaaaatgtaggttcttttcgtattgtttttgcattttttaatataaatataacagcaacagcaacaaaatcgttaaaaactgcaaaatttattcggaaatcaacttcagcggccaaaacacagatgaaaacaatacgtttgacatttcggcataaattttcgggtttttacccctgccacacgaagcgaaaacattttggcattaatgtgcaaatttgcgcgcaaattttcgccccgtgtggccacggctataagCAATCCCAAGGGTtatacgcaccaaaaaggatTATTTTAGGTAAATTTTGGTGCAGAAATCAAAAACTTTCGGTAGGGAaattttctatagtgagaagatcttctcactgctatcTGGGCAAACTCGCGAACCGCACTCACGCGCCCCCTTAGCACCCGGGAAAAGCCCTAGCATTTGACCATTTTTGGTGTTTGAAATGGCCTGTTTGGGGTATTGTGGAAAACCGATGCCCAAGAAACGGggtctgtgtgttgtgcgtcCGATTgtcggtggtgtgcgtgaaACCTCGACGAAacttgcggtgtgtgtgtgtgcgtgagcacAGTGTTTAAGTGACGCGCTTTTTTCGGATCCGTGAGCCTCGTTGCGATTTATCTAaagaaaattttcaatttaacccGCTAAACTTCGCGCGGTGATTCGTTCGGTGCTAAGAAGGACTGCGTGTGCGAAAAGTGTGTCGTGAACAAACGGGAGCCAGTGATAAGATGGGGTTATCATCTCGTAGCCTCCGAAATCCACCACCCTTCTTgtgaatgaaaagaagaaagaaaaagttgTAAGTTTCAAGAGGATTCCACGCCGCACGGTAGTTTTGTAAATCTCAACTCTGAAGCTATTTTATGCATGCGTGTTCAAAAACTAAGTTCATCGACCCCGCGCCCGTTGCTACCTCGTGATAGagttgggagggggaggggtgtatGAAATTTGCTGTTCTTCAGAATTTGGGTTTGTTTACActggtttttggtgaaaatatGAAGACCGCCGCTTTTTCACTCTGCCAGCATCAGGAACCATAAATTGTGTTTATTACTAGCAAAAACACTATCACTCATGTTTTCATCAATTCAGCCAGTTTTGTTAGCCTTGCTTATGCCCTACCCGTCTGCCGGAACTGTCTACCAACcatgttttttctctctctgttgaaGTGCCTGAAACTGTGTCGATCCCGGGTTGCTGTCGCGTATGAAGTCGCAAGACAAGTCTTCCTCGCTTGCCTATCAATTCCCGGGAAAGCATAGAGTGGAATATCGGTGCTAATTCCTATTTATGCATTTGTTTTAGGGCTTGCTATGATCAGTTTACCGAATACCTCACTGCCAACGCCCTGCTGAATGCTATTCTTTGCGTAGACTGACCTTTAATGGTAGAGGCCTCTTCGAACAACACTTTCCCACTTCCAAAAACCCTCGTATTTAGTTCGTTTGGGGTCCCTTATGCTTCAGGGAACTTCCTGCGGTTTTGACCTTCGTACAAAACTCGCCGGCCCCACAACACTTAACTATAGTTTCATTCCAATCCGATCAGTAGTTTGAGAACATGTGGAAAACGGagataaatatatttttgtaTGTCTGGATGTACATAAGAAAGGA
The sequence above is a segment of the Anopheles darlingi chromosome 2, idAnoDarlMG_H_01, whole genome shotgun sequence genome. Coding sequences within it:
- the LOC125952716 gene encoding uncharacterized protein LOC125952716; this translates as MEGSTISMQMDVKLDIRERKLEFSHMKSWSQYFVKIEAVKCFPCYMRISFFSSPNDRTTDLIVRINIPGLTVQMATSRTKQHSYGLFWKNNRKRCCAYFAFETQLMCERHLRWMKKSIRNLELYRQEMMQLRRASRTPACEIRREMQPLALMAPPLVMVPSALGCVAWDDLGIYQNLDYTGNIMDLQDFLGPLPMVPSDQTGQRSRPQSDPSGATNECLQNSGMSGIYEEIRETGTDQVDSQLSRLSIASGIYEEMRPVFGKGANTIQEEPITPPPPLPPRRRLNTNEDMEDEHHLSLHTPEMDSLKKKRNWLRLDAVFGRKRTTSGESHGSSKKGQSKKPGVGMEKPGNISPVTVVHRKNVCRLRFGGNKRNSFSSPDLSRLQIDVEPVKASDDELGVGNTSYDNLSDGNGSCTSEFYPQHNIDYIELDFGSSEYLNMSIASSSGGLDQEMENRTSVLDGRRLNISERILEGFNRSANSSTVNLVGMACSASIPETEEPKEETLLAKHESVFDKQQNMGGYIEMGPPGTGFNRQKLVEQCDPEKKQIPKSTVDNGSESIYMIMTGGGKHPEPIRSSSTSSSSSSSSGVSSASDRSAISIDSCSVPMKRNSVDDKIPSYYPNEDILRVPPRKTTTDTCSPKVAVCHDESPFYGNCTPVSSQSASTLPRTTKSAQRPIAEATLDMQDRVQETFRTPKPVHRRHFTVGRNAFDEHPGDCTGSSPELSPKLFPKYATFSRASSSKTLGADSISPLSSGKRFSSMSRFGKIDFTPLRLKINSVLQRQGSGDVYKTP